In Candidatus Jettenia caeni, the DNA window CTAAACAGCAGATCGAGGGTTTTTCAAGTGCTTTAGAGATGTATAAACTTGATACCACAAAATACCCGACGCAGGAACAGGGTTTAGATGCCCTGGTTACACAACCACAGGGTGTCGTTAATTGGAAAGGTCCGTATTTAAAAAAGAAATTTGTCCCGAAAGACCCCTGGGGAAACAATTATGCCTATCTCTATCCAGGTGAGCATGGAGATTACGATATCGTTTCGCATGGTGCAGATGGTAACCCCGGAGGAGAAGGTGAAGATAAGGACGTAGCAAGCTGGGAATAAGCAGGTATTCTTCAGATAGATTAATGGCGATTTTGGTAAGCGTCTTTGTACATACTATACATTTTTTATCTTTATAAAGCATGTGTTATGTAACCTATGGATCTAACAGCAACGTATACTATTGGTGATGTGTTACTTGAAATTGGCAAGGTAACAAGAGCT includes these proteins:
- a CDS encoding secretory pathway protein is translated as MGKKLVLRVLKKDGFTLLELLIVMIIIGLLAALIGPKMIGRVGESRQTVAKQQIEGFSSALEMYKLDTTKYPTQEQGLDALVTQPQGVVNWKGPYLKKKFVPKDPWGNNYAYLYPGEHGDYDIVSHGADGNPGGEGEDKDVASWE